The Pseudobacteroides sp. region GGTACTAAATAAGCATGCTGATTTAAATTGGTAATTCCATTAATGGATTCAACGGTAAAGTAATCTTTAATAAAGCCATCCTTAATAATCTCCCCTGTATAACAACCTGCAGCATCCACTGTAATCATGTAACCACCATCTTCGTTTGTAAGTGCTGAAGCTGTTATCTCTCCTTCTATTACATTAAATCCCCTTCTCAAATTAATAGTTGCCTTCCCTATGCCCTCGTTGTTATGTGCATTTTTTATATGTCCTTCTATAGTACCGCTGCCGGTATATTTATTTGGTACAAGCTTTATCAACGTGTTGTATGTGGATGTGCTGTTTTGTACATTTACAAAGCCTTCTACAGTAATATAGTTTTCTTTGGATATCACAATTTTATACTCTCCAGGTGCCAGGTTTATAAGGTAGGTTCCATCAGATTGAGTTGTGTCTGAACCTACCAGAGTATAACCTTCTTTATCATAAATACTTACATTAACCCCATGAATATCTGCATCACTGGCAGCTTCCTTTATTTTTCCCATCAAAAACCCATGTACAGCTACCTGGCATTTTGCCACAAAGCCATTTGCAGATGAAGTTGCGATAATGGTTGCTATACCTCCGCCTTTAGCTGTAATAAGTCCCTCCTGATTTACATCAGCAATATCAGGGTTACTGCTGCCCCAAACCACCGTTGGGTTTGCGTTCTCTATAGGACTAATATCGGCATTTAGCTTTAAATTGTCTCCTTTTTTAAGGACAAGATTTGACTTATCCAGTGATATTCCTTCTCCCCATACAAGGCGTTCCGAGATAAAGCCTGATACTTTATCCCATAATGAATAACTGGCAGCTATTTGGTTAAAGGAATAATGATTTAACTGATTGAAATTGCTCCAATCGGATTTGGCAAATCTTGATTGCACCTCGATGCTTTCGCCTGGTACGAGTTTTCCGGCATTTGCTTTAAAACCGATCTCAATATAATGGTCTGCTTTTGACATTGGACTTCTCATTTTAACAAAAGTAGCAGTAACATTTTCTGCTCCCCTGTTACACCAGTCGCACCAGAAGTTTTGGCAAACCTCAGGACCATCTATTGTATAGTAGTAACAGACCTTTACATCTGAAAGATTTATTACACTGTTTCCTGTGTTCTGTAATTTAAACCAAGGAAATACGGTGTTTATTTTAGCTTCAGTGTTTGAGTTATATGACAATATTTTAATTGAGTTTTCCATTATTAATCTCCCCATTTTAATGAATATGAATTACAAGGTTGCAAAATCGCAAGTGATTTTGTTATGTCTAGACATAATTTTGTTTGTTATATCTATTAGTGGTTAGGTGCGTACTTTAAGCCAAAACTGCTATATTATAAGTAACTTGACACTAGTGCTGCTACTGGATTTCAGTAAGTTCGTTTACAGTACTGTATTGATTTTGCTGAGCTCATTTTTATGTTAATGCAAAAATATTGAAAATAAAAGATGGTAAATATATATATAAAATTTCATTTAAACAATTTTAGGAATCTAGCTCAAAAGTGAAAGTAATTTTTTAATCATACCTTTAGTAAAAGTATTGACATTAAATCTGTAGGAGTGTATTATGTAAGTAACACAGTGCAACACTTTAAGTCCATTATATTTACTTTATTTGTTTTATCTAGAAAATTTGCTCTAGATGGCTAGGTAATAAAATATTTTTAAATCGTATTTACATAAAAAATTTACAAGTCAGTTATTTTTCAATAAACTGATAATATTAAAAGTGAGTGGTCTTTTAATATAGGTAATGAATTTTATAAAAAGATAGGAGATTGTATGGATTTAAAGTTTGAAAACAATACACCCATTTATGTTCAGATTATGAACTGGATAAAAGAGCAGATAGTTTCCGGCCAGTTTTTACCCGGAAGCAGGCTTCCTTCAGTCAGGGATATGTCCGAACAATTCAATGTCACATCCAATACAATACAGCGTGTATTAAGAGAACTTGAAATTGAAGGAATAATATATACACAGAGAGGAATTGGCGTGTTCATAACTGAGGATAAGGATAAGATAACAAGCCTAAGGTTAAATATGTCCAACCAATTGGTTGAAAAGTTTATTGGAAGCATGAAACTACTTGGTTTTAGTGAAGATGAGATTGTAAATGCAGTTATTAGAATATCTAAGGCAGGGGTATCAGATGCAGGCGATAGTGAAGATAAAGAATTTATGTAAGAAATACAATAAAAGATATATTTTAAAAGACATAAACCTTGAAGTGGAAAAAGGAATTATATCAGGCATCTTGGGCCAAAATGGCAGCGGAAAATCAACCCTGATGAAAATTTTATCAGGAATTGAAAAGCCCGATTCGGGAGAGGTACTTATAAATGGTATAAAACCGGGCACATCCACTAAATCTCAAGTTGCATTTTTAACAGAAAACAACCAGCTGTATGATTGGATGAGTGTCAATGATGCAATCAATTTTCACCAAGATTTCTTCCAGGACTTTGATGTAAAAAAGTGTGATGAGCTGATGGATTTCATGGACTTAACGGAGAATTACAGATTAAAAAAAATGTCCAAAGGTATGCTCCAAAGGTTGAGGTTAAGCCTTACATTAGCTAGGAATTCATCGGTCTATTTGTTGGATGAACCCTTTATGGGAATAGATACAATAACGAGAGATAAGATAATAAAGGCCATAAACAGTTACTACTGTGATGATTCATGTGTCATTATAACTACCCATTTAATAAGTGAAGTAGAACGTATCTTGGACAAAGTATCGTTCATATCGGAGGGAAGCATTGCTTTATCGGGGGATTGTGAAGATCTGAGATTTGAACAGAATCAATCTATAGAAGATATGTACAGGAAGTTGTATACTTGAAGTATAAAAATAATCTGTTCTCCTTATGCTTTGGAGATTGGTTGACATAGATTTTTATCTTATCTGATTTAAACCGGGGGGTGAAGGTGTGGGTTTATTTGATAACTTTTTGAACCAAATAAGGAATTTCTTTAGGCCTGGTATGGTCGTTTATGAAGCAAAAGAAAATAAAAAAACAAACAAAATTGATAAAAAGAAAACTGCAAAGGAAACAAAGACTGCTAATGCAGAGCAACCTCAGATAAAAAATGCATAATTATAAGTTTATAAGTTTTCAACATTTATATGGGAGATTTGTATGACAAAGCTATTGAAATACGAGTTCTTAAGAAGTTCTAAAGTAATATTGATATCATCTGCTATAATAATATTGTTTAATCTTGTTTTGCTTTTAGATATTTCATTATCATTATCTGAAGCACTGGCATATTTCCTTTCGTTAATAGGTATAGCTATATTTTCCATTATGATGTTTTATGAAATAGGAATTTTTAGAAAAGACTTTATAAATTGTTCGCCAAATATTATACAGCTTGTGCCCAGGTCGGCATTTCAGATAATTGGTACCAAAATATTTAAAGCATTCATCTGCATATCGCTTTATTATTCCATAATGGTCATATTCAGCCTCATAAATAGTAAGGCTTATATAAATAACTATCTTATCTTTTATAGTTCATATAATGCAGTTCCGATGATAGGCGTAGTTTTTTGGAATTTAATCTTTTTAATGTTGGATTTGTTATTGATAGGCATTCTATCCCTGATAATTGCACATAGGGTCTCAATTGACAGAAAGAAGGCACTAGTGCTAGCTTCCATGTTTGGTGTGCTTACGATAGTATTGATAGCCATTTTATTAACAAGTATAAGCATCCCATTTGCTTACTCGGATAACATTTATGAATGTGAAAGCCTGGCTGTTGTTTTTGCAATATTGTTTTCATTAATCTGCTT contains the following coding sequences:
- a CDS encoding GntR family transcriptional regulator — encoded protein: MDLKFENNTPIYVQIMNWIKEQIVSGQFLPGSRLPSVRDMSEQFNVTSNTIQRVLRELEIEGIIYTQRGIGVFITEDKDKITSLRLNMSNQLVEKFIGSMKLLGFSEDEIVNAVIRISKAGVSDAGDSEDKEFM
- a CDS encoding ABC transporter ATP-binding protein, producing MQAIVKIKNLCKKYNKRYILKDINLEVEKGIISGILGQNGSGKSTLMKILSGIEKPDSGEVLINGIKPGTSTKSQVAFLTENNQLYDWMSVNDAINFHQDFFQDFDVKKCDELMDFMDLTENYRLKKMSKGMLQRLRLSLTLARNSSVYLLDEPFMGIDTITRDKIIKAINSYYCDDSCVIITTHLISEVERILDKVSFISEGSIALSGDCEDLRFEQNQSIEDMYRKLYT
- a CDS encoding cellulose binding domain-containing protein, translated to MENSIKILSYNSNTEAKINTVFPWFKLQNTGNSVINLSDVKVCYYYTIDGPEVCQNFWCDWCNRGAENVTATFVKMRSPMSKADHYIEIGFKANAGKLVPGESIEVQSRFAKSDWSNFNQLNHYSFNQIAASYSLWDKVSGFISERLVWGEGISLDKSNLVLKKGDNLKLNADISPIENANPTVVWGSSNPDIADVNQEGLITAKGGGIATIIATSSANGFVAKCQVAVHGFLMGKIKEAASDADIHGVNVSIYDKEGYTLVGSDTTQSDGTYLINLAPGEYKIVISKENYITVEGFVNVQNSTSTYNTLIKLVPNKYTGSGTIEGHIKNAHNNEGIGKATINLRRGFNVIEGEITASALTNEDGGYMITVDAAGCYTGEIIKDGFIKDYFTVESINGITNLNQHAYLVPNLQCGQTSAVLTWGTDPRDLDAHLTGPTPDCKRFHISYPNIYFKFADTQYAKIEVDDADGYGPESITILKQIGGIYRFSVHDFSGRSSNPCVGLANSNAKVKVYRENALVSVYNVPLNLGGTVWTVFEIDESNITPVNKMTYASEPAKIN